Proteins co-encoded in one Malus domestica chromosome 09, GDT2T_hap1 genomic window:
- the LOC103443828 gene encoding protein transport protein SEC13 homolog B-like isoform X2 — MPAQKVETGHQDTVHDVVMDYYGKRLATASSDNTIKIIGVSNSSSQHLATLTGHQGPVWQVAWAHPKFGSLLASCSYDGRVILWKEGNQNEWTQAHVFDDHKSSVNSIAWAPHELGLCLACGSSDGNISVFTARSDGGWDTSRIDQAHPVGVTSVSWAPSTAPGALVGSGLLDPVQKLCSGGCDNTVKVWKLGNGIWKLDCFPALHMHVDWVRDVAWAPNLGLPKSTIASASQDGKVIIWTVGKDGDQWEGKVLHDFNAPVWRVSWSLTGNILAVADGNNSVTLWKEAVDGEWQQVTTVDP, encoded by the coding sequence ATGCCTGCACAAAAGGTTGAGACTGGCCACCAGGACACAGTCCATGATGTGGTCATGGATTACTATGGTAAGCGCCTCGCCACAGCTTCATCCGACAACACAATTAAGATAATTGGGGTGAGCAATTCATCCTCTCAGCATCTAGCAACCCTGACTGGTCACCAGGGACCAGTTTGGCAGGTTGCTTGGGCTCATCCAAAATTCGGGTCTTTACTTGCTTCCTGTTCTTATGATGGGCGTGTCATACTGTGGAAGGAAGGTAATCAGAATGAGTGGACCCAAGCTCATGTTTTTGATGATCACAAATCCTCTGTGAACTCAATTGCTTGGGCTCCTCATGAACTCGGTCTTTGTTTGGCGTGTGGTTCTTCTGATGGGAACATCTCAGTTTTCACTGCAAGGTCTGATGGTGGCTGGGATACCTCGAGGATCGATCAAGCTCACCCAGTTGGTGTCACCTCTGTTTCTTGGGCTCCCTCAACAGCCCCCGGTGCTCTTGTTGGTTCTGGTCTGCTTGACCCTGTCCAGAAGCTGTGTTCTGGTGGTTGTGATAACACTGTAAAAGTGTGGAAGCTTGGTAATGGCATTTGGAAGCTGGACTGCTTTCCGGCTCTTCATATGCATGTTGATTGGGTCAGGGATGTTGCTTGGGCACCCAACTTGGGACTACCAAAATCAACCATTGCCAGTGCCTCACAGGATGGTAAAGTGATTATATGGACCGTGGGCAAGGATGGGGATCAATGGGAAGGTAAGGTGCTGCATGATTTCAATGCACCTGTTTGGAGGGTCTCATGGTCGCTGACTGGAAACATATTGGCTGTGGCTGATGGGAACAACAGCGTGACATTATGGAAGGAAGCAGTAGATGGGGAATGGCAACAGGTGACAACAGTTGACCCATAG
- the LOC103443828 gene encoding protein transport protein SEC13 homolog B-like isoform X1: protein MRVSWFHSSRAIRYPLRPETTSFRSQSLLPWSREMPAQKVETGHQDTVHDVVMDYYGKRLATASSDNTIKIIGVSNSSSQHLATLTGHQGPVWQVAWAHPKFGSLLASCSYDGRVILWKEGNQNEWTQAHVFDDHKSSVNSIAWAPHELGLCLACGSSDGNISVFTARSDGGWDTSRIDQAHPVGVTSVSWAPSTAPGALVGSGLLDPVQKLCSGGCDNTVKVWKLGNGIWKLDCFPALHMHVDWVRDVAWAPNLGLPKSTIASASQDGKVIIWTVGKDGDQWEGKVLHDFNAPVWRVSWSLTGNILAVADGNNSVTLWKEAVDGEWQQVTTVDP from the exons ATGCGAGTTTCTTGGTTTCACAGCAGCAGAGCAATTCGCTATCCACTTCGTCCTGAAACTACGTCCTTTCGATCCCAATCTTTGCTTCCCTG GAGTAGAGAAATGCCTGCACAAAAGGTTGAGACTGGCCACCAGGACACAGTCCATGATGTGGTCATGGATTACTATGGTAAGCGCCTCGCCACAGCTTCATCCGACAACACAATTAAGATAATTGGGGTGAGCAATTCATCCTCTCAGCATCTAGCAACCCTGACTGGTCACCAGGGACCAGTTTGGCAGGTTGCTTGGGCTCATCCAAAATTCGGGTCTTTACTTGCTTCCTGTTCTTATGATGGGCGTGTCATACTGTGGAAGGAAGGTAATCAGAATGAGTGGACCCAAGCTCATGTTTTTGATGATCACAAATCCTCTGTGAACTCAATTGCTTGGGCTCCTCATGAACTCGGTCTTTGTTTGGCGTGTGGTTCTTCTGATGGGAACATCTCAGTTTTCACTGCAAGGTCTGATGGTGGCTGGGATACCTCGAGGATCGATCAAGCTCACCCAGTTGGTGTCACCTCTGTTTCTTGGGCTCCCTCAACAGCCCCCGGTGCTCTTGTTGGTTCTGGTCTGCTTGACCCTGTCCAGAAGCTGTGTTCTGGTGGTTGTGATAACACTGTAAAAGTGTGGAAGCTTGGTAATGGCATTTGGAAGCTGGACTGCTTTCCGGCTCTTCATATGCATGTTGATTGGGTCAGGGATGTTGCTTGGGCACCCAACTTGGGACTACCAAAATCAACCATTGCCAGTGCCTCACAGGATGGTAAAGTGATTATATGGACCGTGGGCAAGGATGGGGATCAATGGGAAGGTAAGGTGCTGCATGATTTCAATGCACCTGTTTGGAGGGTCTCATGGTCGCTGACTGGAAACATATTGGCTGTGGCTGATGGGAACAACAGCGTGACATTATGGAAGGAAGCAGTAGATGGGGAATGGCAACAGGTGACAACAGTTGACCCATAG